TCTCTACCAGGAACTGGCATATGTTCTTGTGCTGGTCACCCTGTAGCTGAATTACTTCTCCATATTCTGGATGCTCAATTACAGTACCATTGCAGGCAAATTTCTTCTTAAACGCCTTCACTAGTTTCTTTTTATCGTAATCATCAGCAATCCCTTGGACAGTGGTAAGGGTCTTCCTGCCGTTTCTCTGTTGAATTCTTATATGGATATAATCCTCAGTGCCAGCAGGAAGCAGGTCATCACCCTTACTTGCATCAGCAAAGGGGTCGAAAGAGTGGAGGTTCTGGATAGCGGACATACGATACGATTCCTTTTCCTTGGTGGAAACGGCCTGCGGAAGGCGGCGGCTCAGTGACTGGGgctagcaagaccttgtctcaaagtaaaaagtaaaaaaaagactGGGTGGGGGGAGAtgagtgataaagcacctctgggtacaatccccaaCACCAGAATACAAGTTCCAAGAGGTATGTAAtttgtctaaggtcacacagctagtaagtggcataGCCAAGTCTGGAACCAGGATTACCTGATTCCAAAGACCATGTTCTCAAATACTCCTGCTCTACCAGATATCTGCTTTGCATGTTTCCACCAATTAGACTACAAATGCCTTGAAGATAGTGCCTACCATTGTGTGAGCACACAATAAATGTTAATATCTGCTGTACGCCACTTTGGAGGTACTACATTTATCTTCCCACCGTATCTTTCTCAATGCCCCGTCAGATAACAGAGTTGAAAGCACTGATCCCAGCAAAGAACCACCTACTGCTCCACTGGGGCCTCTTGGCCTTCCTGGTTCCCAGGATCATTTGCAACTCAAGACTCAGACTGCTGCTTCAATAGAAGCTTCTCCAGCAGATGCCTTCACATGGAGAACCCTCTGCTCCACTCACAAGCCCCAAGAAATCAGGGCTTCGAAGGGTCTGTCTTAGTAGTCCTTTTCTGTATTTGTCCTCAATTTGGAGAGACACAGATCATAAACTATTGCTTCATGACAAACCAATAAGGCTGCAGATCACAAGAAGTATACaatgaaaatttctaaataaaagtaTGAAGCAATGAAGTTAGATCATGCTAGGTACTACCTGAGGGGGGGAGGGCCTGAATATGAAGGTAGTGAGATTATGCATAGATCCACATGTTTATTTGAGTCTCCAAAACATTGCAAACCCCCACTTTATGCCTTGCCCTGCCAACTTGGTCTTACTGAAGAATTCTGGTTTTGACAATTTGTGGTCAGACTTCTTTTGAGTATTGGCCAATACCTCATAAACAGATTCTTACATTGTGTCATTAAACAAAAAGCTAAGACACTTAATAAGAGCTGTCACATAATGAAAAAGCTGGAAAACACAAAAGTTCACTTTTCCATTAAGTTTAGTCATGGAATTTAATTACTTTTGACTTTACCATCAAAAGCATGAGGGGCTACTATTGCTATTACTAAAAAATCCCATCCTCTCTCTTCTATAATCCTACACAAGTATCCAATTACCAGCAACCCTCAAAAAGGactagagggctggggttgtggctcagtggtagcacagaggtcctgggttcgatcctcagcaccaaataaaaataaaggtactgtgtccacctacaataattttttttttaaaaaaggactagaAACCCATTGGACAGAGGGTATTCTCTAAATTAACATGGATTTATGAAGGTTTGTTCAGTTCTAGAGGCAAATAACCACATAAGACTAAAATTCagcttttgagtttgatttgTTGTTTTGTGGCAAGACACTGCACTATAACAGGCAGAAGTCAAAGCCCACAGTATGAAGTATACTGTTACTTCATATGTAGCATAAATTGGACACAATTACAGgatcaatcattcattcatttaggaAAATTTTATTGAGCTCAATCTGGCCCAAGGCCAGGCTCTAGGCACAGAGACAATATGATTGGCCCAGCCGCCAGTCTCACTGAATTTGGAATAGAGAGAGAAGGGACACCAGAAAACCACAGTGCAGAGTACTGTGAGatcccagggcactttaccactgagttacattcctagtGCATcacgtgcacatgcacatgcacacacacacttttttttttttttagttgtagatggacatgatacctttattcatttttatgtggtgctgaggatcaaacccagtgcctcacatgcactaggCAAGCACatcaccactaagccacaaccccagcccccacacttgctttttttgagacaaggtctcactaagttgcttggggcctccctacagatccccctgcctcagcctctgtgtcGCTGTAATTACAGGTTGCAACACTGTGCACACCAACCCCTAGAAATTTCTGACTTGCTCTTGTGGCTCCACTGAGTGCAGTTCATCTACGATGCACCCAGCAGCTGTCTATGTCACTGATATTATTTACTCCTCTCTGATGACTCAGGCATCTCAGGAACTTAAACTACACCCTGTGTGTGATCTGTAATTGTGAAGCCTCAGGTGCTGACAGGTCAGGCTCCCCTACCACAGTCTCTGGGCATGCTTGAAGCTGTCTCTGTGTGACTTCCAGTCCATGCCGTGCATCTGTCTGACATAGTTACACCCCTTCAATACCTTCACATGTAGCACCCAAGCCTGAGCAGCTAGGCAACTAGAATTGTGTGACACAAAAGAATCAAAGTTCTAAGGGTGTGGAGTCTGCTGCAAGTTCAACTCTGCTTCAATACTCGGTTCCTTGACAACTATTTTGACTGTTGAGAaaccctgctctgctctgctctgcccacTGCAGGGACTCCTCCACTCTACATGCTGTCCCAGCCTAACCCCAAAACTGTACAACTCGTTTTAAACTCCTCAACAGTATTTTCAGTTTGAGGAGATGATGGACAGTGGTGATGACTGCTTAACAACGTGAATGCACCCAatgccactgaaccacacactTGAATGGAACATTTTAtgtcatgtatattttaccaatattaaaaaaaaatccttcactAGTTTCACTGTCCTCCGGATCACACCCACACTCTTATGCAGGTCACCTATGGCCCCAAATTTTGACCTCCACCAATTTTTCTGGAGTCATCCCTCTCTCTGGCCTTATGCCAGGCACCTTCCCTCCACACTGAGACAGCAGTGCTCTGCACATGTCAGCCTCTCTAGCTGCCAGTCCTTCCCCATCCTCTCCAGCCCCTCTTCCTCCTCAACGACAGTCAATGTCACCTCCTCCGAAACTTTCCCTGCCATTCAAGGTTGCAAAGACCcttctcgggctggggagatagctcagtcagtaaagtgcttgccttgcaatcacaaggccatgggttcgattcccagcaccacaaaaaaaaaaaaaaaaaaaaaaaaaaaaaaaaaaaaaaaaagacccttctCACCATTGTGCTCTGCCGCACCAAGTACTCTGTAACTTTGATCTTTGATCTTTGGCATTTTTTGTTTACATCCCACATTCGAGTTCACTGAGAGCTAGGACAGACCCAGTGTGTAATTAACGCATCCTAAATGCCTGTTGAGCTCATTCAGTAAACAAGTACTCACTGAATGCCAACCAGGGGCACGCAATGTCCTCAGCACCAGGATGCTGcagtgggaaaagaaaacaaaactgcttTCAAGAGGCATCCACAATAATTGCCAGGCAGACACAGTACTATAGGAGAAAAAAGCACTGAGAGGGGAGGGGTGTTTCCTACAAGGTGGCCTGGCAGGAGCCAACTAGGTATTGATCAGAAAAGGGGGAGTGAGCTTCAGATTTTCAGCTTACTGGGGGAACACTGGGTGAAGTGCATCATATTCTGCTTCTAGCTGGGTCTGAATAGCATAAGTACTGGACAGGGAAGGTAAACTTTAATTTCTAAGAAAAGCAAACCATTCCCTCTCTGTCCTATGaacttgatagattttgcaagTACATTTGTGCTTCCCTCACCAAGAAGGACATAAACATGCTCCAAAGGCAATAAGGACCTTTTCTGACTGAATCCTGTCTGCCGTGAAGCCCTATGGTCACTAGAGAAAATGTAAGAGGAGCAAAGTTTACCGAGTGCCAGTTAGACAATCGACACTCTAAGCACCTAACGACCTCACAACAACCTTACTAAAGACACTGCCACTAAAGCCATTTTAAAGAAGATAAGGTACAAAGAGGTTGAATAATTTGTCCACAGCCCCACAGAGCTCCAAGTGGTGAAGCCAGAAGCAGAAATCTGCCTTAGTCTGAGGCTGTGCTCACAAGCATATGGTACACACACTCAAGTCTATATTCCCATCACAAGGCACGTtgttcctattatttttttttccttattaatcaTAAAGTTACCAAATTTTACTTCATCTTTCTGAACATTTTAACTAAACCTTACTTTTCACTTCTAGTTCTATCCCAAAAATCTCTTCTATACTTTGGCTAATTGTGATGTGAACTATTGTTTAccaatattattttcaaagatgTCATTAGATAGAAATGTAAATATGCAaaagagcaaaaggaagatcACAACTACCCTGCAGACAAAAATTACACCTCTATAAAAAGTACACATAGAAACTCTGCCAGGTGCTTGCAGCACCAAGATGGAAGAGCCTGTCAAGCCACTTCCTGGGAAGCCTGGGTCAGTGGGCCTGGGGTTTGACTGACCAGGCAAACTGGTCCAAGGTGACATTGTGTGGTATGCTGCAGATGCCCAGGCAGCAAACTGTCATGCCCCAAACACATTTAAATCCATTTAGTGTAAGGCAAAagattttttattaaaacttatgtATTAACTGTAGTTTAAGATTTAAGAGCAATACCTTTCTGGATATAACCAGCATCTCAAGCTCCAACACAGCCAAAACAAAGCTCATCGTTCTCACAGATCCTTAAACCTATTCCTTCTCAATTATTCTCTAACTTAAAGGAAAGATAAGCCTAGACACTGAAGCAATAAACCTGTTATCCTCAGCTCCagcccctctccttccttcctttttcttccttccttccttccttccctccttccttccttcctccctccctccctccatcctgctCACTCCATCAGATCTATTGACTAGAATTTCCACTTCTCCTCAGGTCCTCAAGTCAGGCCTGTACCAAGTGGTCTCCCAACTgctcttcccatttcttttaaTCTCCCTTTTTCCACAGACCCTCTATCCTTTAATGGCTCCAAAATTATCTTCCTTCCATACAGGTTGACTACAtaacttcattttctaaaaacactGGTGGTTTCTGATCACTCATAGGACCAAGTCCAAACCCTGTTACAGTAGGCAAGCACATACTTAACAATACACCCCTTTCCAACAGGGTTCAACTTTACTCTGCAcatcttttctccctttattcaaatatttattgaacaccaacTATGTGCCAGTCATTAGGTTAGATGGCAGGGGTAtaacaatgaataaaaagaactcCTGTTCTCATGACATTTACAGGACAGGACAAGAAACAGAGATTGATCagtcacacacacaaatgtttaaGATTACAACTACAGGTTTAACATCCCTAACCCAAAAACCTGAAATGCAAAATGCTCCAAAACCCAAAACTTTTTGAGGACCAACACAAGGTCACAAGTGAAAAATTCCACACTTGATTCATGTGATGGGTGGTCAAAATGCagtttgtgggctggggttgtggctcagtggtacagcact
The Sciurus carolinensis chromosome 2, mSciCar1.2, whole genome shotgun sequence DNA segment above includes these coding regions:
- the LOC124977214 gene encoding eukaryotic translation initiation factor 1-like, with protein sequence MSAIQNLHSFDPFADASKGDDLLPAGTEDYIHIRIQQRNGRKTLTTVQGIADDYDKKKLVKAFKKKFACNGTVIEHPEYGEVIQLQGDQHKNICQFLVEIGLAKDDQLKVHGF